In the Candidatus Deferrimicrobium sp. genome, one interval contains:
- a CDS encoding FtsW/RodA/SpoVE family cell cycle protein — MNLGKRHENLILALCALSLTVLGMIMIYSATNVMAGSSARYGFDPAYFFKRQVLFLAIGIAFAMGLSRLDHDIYRRRIGWILGAAFLLLLMVYVPGVRHTANGASRWINLRFFTFQPSEFAKFALLAFAAWATARFWPEAAPVPISATPIPD; from the coding sequence ATGAATCTCGGGAAACGCCACGAGAACCTGATCCTCGCGCTGTGCGCCCTGTCGCTCACGGTTCTCGGCATGATCATGATCTACAGCGCGACGAACGTCATGGCGGGATCGTCGGCCCGGTACGGGTTCGACCCGGCGTATTTCTTCAAGCGCCAGGTCCTGTTCCTGGCGATCGGGATCGCGTTCGCCATGGGCCTGTCGCGCCTCGACCACGACATCTACCGCCGGCGGATCGGGTGGATCCTCGGTGCGGCCTTCCTGCTTCTGCTGATGGTGTACGTTCCCGGGGTCAGGCACACGGCGAACGGCGCTTCCCGGTGGATCAACCTGCGCTTTTTCACCTTCCAGCCTTCCGAGTTCGCGAAGTTCGCCCTGCTCGCCTTCGCCGCGTGGGCGACAGCCCGGTTCTGGCCGGAGGCGGCCCCCGTCCCCATCAGCGCCACGCCCATCCCCGACA
- the murD gene encoding UDP-N-acetylmuramoyl-L-alanine--D-glutamate ligase, translating into MDSFSEKQVIVAGAGRSGLLAARLLAGEGARVTLWDDRSRANVEASLREPIPAGIAFLRGMPGEEEVRGSALLVVSPGVPRERLPLSALTAAGVPVWGELELGFRRFQGKVAAITGTNGKSTVTTLVGGMASRAFPRVFVGGNLGTPFVAAAGSPCDWGVVEVSSFQLESIESFRPRVAALLNLTEDHRDRYATKEAYFETKMAVFRNQGPSDTAVVNADDPEVTARMGSIRARLLPFSVSRTLTEGAFLSGGEMVFRRPFGEERYPTGALKIPGLQNVGNALAAIAVARSMEIPPPAVLAELARFPGLPHRVEFIRSVAGVSYYNDSKGTNVGAVLAALDGFPEPVVLIAGGKDKGVDFRPLRAALGRKARAVVLLGEARDRMARELAGAAPITVAGTLAAAVRAAAEAARKGDAVVFSPACSSFDMFRNFEERGEAFRKAVEELPG; encoded by the coding sequence ATGGATTCCTTCTCGGAGAAGCAGGTGATCGTGGCGGGGGCCGGGCGGTCCGGGCTCCTGGCGGCGCGCCTGCTGGCCGGGGAGGGAGCCCGGGTCACGCTGTGGGACGACCGCTCCCGCGCAAACGTCGAGGCGTCGCTGCGCGAGCCGATCCCGGCCGGGATCGCCTTCCTGCGCGGGATGCCCGGGGAGGAGGAGGTTCGGGGGAGCGCCCTGCTCGTCGTATCGCCCGGCGTTCCCCGGGAGAGGCTCCCCCTTTCGGCCCTCACCGCAGCGGGTGTCCCGGTATGGGGGGAGCTCGAGCTTGGGTTCCGGAGGTTTCAGGGAAAGGTGGCGGCGATCACGGGAACCAACGGGAAATCGACGGTGACCACCCTTGTCGGGGGGATGGCTTCCCGCGCTTTCCCCCGGGTGTTCGTCGGGGGGAATCTCGGGACGCCGTTCGTTGCAGCAGCAGGGTCTCCCTGCGACTGGGGCGTGGTGGAGGTCTCCAGCTTCCAGCTCGAATCGATCGAAAGTTTCCGGCCCCGGGTGGCGGCGCTGCTGAACCTCACCGAGGACCACCGTGACCGGTATGCGACGAAGGAGGCGTATTTCGAAACCAAGATGGCGGTCTTCCGGAACCAGGGTCCGTCCGACACCGCGGTCGTCAACGCCGACGACCCCGAGGTAACCGCGCGCATGGGTTCGATCCGGGCGCGTCTCCTCCCGTTCTCCGTGTCGCGGACCCTTACGGAGGGCGCCTTCCTTTCCGGGGGAGAGATGGTGTTCCGGAGGCCTTTCGGGGAGGAGCGCTATCCCACGGGGGCCTTGAAGATCCCCGGGCTGCAGAACGTCGGGAACGCCCTCGCGGCGATCGCCGTTGCCCGTTCGATGGAGATCCCGCCGCCGGCGGTGCTGGCGGAGCTCGCGCGGTTCCCGGGACTGCCGCACCGGGTGGAGTTCATCCGATCGGTCGCGGGAGTGTCGTATTACAACGATTCCAAGGGGACGAACGTGGGCGCCGTCCTCGCCGCCCTCGACGGGTTCCCCGAGCCGGTGGTGCTGATCGCGGGAGGCAAGGACAAGGGGGTGGACTTCCGTCCCCTGCGGGCCGCCCTCGGCAGGAAGGCACGGGCCGTCGTGCTACTTGGGGAGGCCAGGGACAGGATGGCGAGGGAGCTGGCGGGGGCGGCGCCGATCACCGTGGCCGGCACGCTCGCCGCGGCGGTGCGCGCCGCGGCCGAAGCCGCCCGGAAGGGGGACGCGGTCGTCTTCTCACCGGCGTGCTCGAGCTTCGACATGTTCCGGAACTTCGAGGAGCGCGGAGAGGCGTTCCGCAAGGCCGTGGAGGAGCTGCCTGGATGA
- the mraY gene encoding phospho-N-acetylmuramoyl-pentapeptide-transferase: MLYHLLFPLHANYSFFNVFRYITFRTIYAAITALLISFLLGPWLIRVLRSRQIGQTIRLDGPESHLSKEGTPTMGGLLIVLAAVIPTLLWANLTNHYIWIAVFVTLGFGGIGFVDDYKKVIRKNTKGLSPRRKLIAQFALAATAAALIYMDMGIKDTVLIPFLKNVRPSLGFLYIPFIILVIVGASNAVNLTDGLDGLAIGPSIIAAGTYMLFAYLTGNVKIANYLQIQYVAGVGELTIFCGAIAGAGLGFLWFNAYPAQLFMGDTGSLALGGALGTVAVMVKQELVLALVGGVFVVEALSVIFQVTSYKTRRKRIFRMAPIHHHFELEGWAEPKIIVRFWIISIILALLAISTLKIR; this comes from the coding sequence ATGCTCTATCACCTGCTATTTCCGCTCCATGCGAACTATTCGTTCTTCAACGTGTTCCGGTACATCACGTTCCGGACGATCTACGCCGCGATCACGGCGCTGCTGATCTCCTTTCTCCTTGGCCCATGGCTGATCCGTGTTCTCCGGAGTCGCCAGATCGGGCAGACCATCCGGCTGGACGGCCCGGAGAGCCACCTCTCCAAAGAAGGGACGCCGACGATGGGGGGGCTGCTCATCGTCCTTGCGGCGGTCATCCCGACACTGCTATGGGCGAACCTCACGAATCACTACATCTGGATCGCCGTGTTCGTGACGCTCGGGTTCGGCGGGATCGGCTTCGTCGACGACTACAAGAAGGTCATCCGGAAAAACACGAAGGGGCTGAGCCCGCGCAGGAAACTGATCGCCCAGTTCGCTCTTGCCGCCACGGCCGCAGCGCTCATCTACATGGACATGGGCATCAAGGACACGGTGCTCATCCCCTTTCTGAAGAACGTCCGGCCCTCTCTCGGGTTCCTTTACATCCCGTTCATCATCCTGGTGATCGTGGGCGCCTCCAACGCGGTGAACCTGACCGACGGGCTGGACGGTCTGGCGATCGGCCCCTCCATCATCGCCGCCGGGACGTACATGCTCTTCGCCTACCTCACCGGCAACGTCAAGATCGCGAACTATCTCCAGATCCAGTACGTCGCCGGCGTCGGGGAGCTGACGATCTTCTGCGGCGCCATCGCGGGCGCGGGGCTCGGGTTCCTCTGGTTCAACGCCTACCCCGCGCAGCTGTTCATGGGGGATACGGGTTCCTTGGCCCTTGGGGGCGCGCTGGGAACGGTGGCGGTGATGGTGAAGCAGGAACTTGTGCTGGCGCTGGTGGGAGGGGTCTTCGTGGTGGAGGCCCTCTCGGTGATCTTCCAGGTGACCTCCTACAAGACCCGGAGGAAACGGATCTTCCGGATGGCGCCGATACACCACCATTTCGAGCTGGAGGGGTGGGCCGAGCCGAAGATCATCGTCCGGTTCTGGATCATCTCGATCATCCTCGCGTTGCTGGCGATCAGCACCCTGAAGATCCGTTGA
- a CDS encoding UDP-N-acetylmuramoyl-tripeptide--D-alanyl-D-alanine ligase, giving the protein MTLPEVIGAIHPLREAEGISPSKPIGAVTADSRLVGPDSVFIALPGERADGADFVGEAFGKGALAAIVSETGARKVPGGLARSKPVFVVRDPVEALGDMARAHRLRHRDIPLVGITGSSGKTTTKEMLFCLLSRSRRVLRNPGNRNNLIGMPLALLELSGEDDAAILEMGSNAPGEIARLAGIACPDIAVITNIAPAHLEGFRTMEGVAREKGDLFRALGGAGTAVVNATDLRVVREAGRCRAEKVHYGVALNDFSGRIVSMSDAGMRIAVRTPAGEFSSFVGTAGEHHLMNALAATAAAFTLGMRPAEMEEGFASFAPVPGRFHAIPLRGGGLLLDDSYNANPASTEAALRSLASLARGRRTVVVFGDMLELGENSPALHFRIGHLIASLSVDRLFAFGAGAAHAARGAKEGGMSGNAIDHTTDRGRLREAVRGYVAEGDVVLVKGSRGMGLDEVAADIREVMA; this is encoded by the coding sequence ATGACGCTCCCGGAGGTGATCGGGGCGATCCACCCGTTGCGGGAGGCCGAGGGGATCTCCCCGTCGAAACCGATCGGGGCGGTCACTGCGGACAGCCGCCTCGTCGGGCCGGATTCCGTCTTCATCGCGCTCCCGGGGGAGCGCGCCGACGGCGCGGACTTCGTCGGTGAGGCGTTCGGGAAGGGCGCGCTCGCTGCGATCGTCTCGGAGACGGGCGCGCGGAAGGTACCGGGCGGACTGGCCCGATCGAAGCCCGTCTTCGTCGTCCGGGATCCCGTGGAAGCCCTGGGCGACATGGCCCGGGCCCATCGGCTTCGCCATCGGGACATCCCCCTGGTCGGCATCACCGGGAGTTCCGGGAAGACGACGACGAAGGAGATGCTGTTCTGCCTCCTCTCGCGGTCCCGCCGCGTGCTGCGCAACCCCGGTAACAGGAACAACCTGATCGGGATGCCTCTGGCGCTGCTCGAACTGTCCGGGGAGGACGACGCCGCGATCCTCGAGATGGGTTCCAACGCGCCGGGGGAGATCGCCCGGCTGGCCGGCATCGCCTGCCCCGACATCGCGGTGATCACGAACATCGCCCCCGCGCATCTGGAAGGGTTTCGCACCATGGAAGGGGTCGCGCGCGAGAAGGGTGACCTTTTCCGGGCCCTTGGCGGCGCCGGCACCGCCGTGGTCAACGCGACCGACCTGCGCGTCGTCCGCGAGGCCGGCCGCTGTCGCGCCGAAAAGGTCCACTACGGCGTCGCGCTGAACGACTTCTCCGGAAGGATCGTCTCGATGTCCGACGCGGGGATGCGGATCGCCGTGCGTACGCCGGCGGGCGAGTTCTCCTCTTTCGTCGGGACGGCCGGGGAGCACCACCTGATGAACGCGCTCGCGGCGACCGCCGCCGCCTTCACGCTCGGGATGCGCCCTGCGGAGATGGAGGAGGGGTTTGCGAGCTTCGCCCCCGTGCCGGGCCGGTTTCACGCCATCCCCCTTCGGGGCGGGGGGCTCCTGCTGGACGACAGCTACAACGCCAACCCCGCATCCACCGAGGCCGCGTTACGCTCCCTCGCGTCGCTGGCCCGGGGTCGTCGCACCGTCGTCGTGTTCGGAGACATGCTGGAGCTCGGGGAAAACTCTCCCGCGTTGCATTTCCGCATCGGGCACCTGATCGCCTCCCTCTCCGTGGACCGGCTCTTCGCGTTCGGCGCCGGGGCGGCTCATGCCGCGCGCGGGGCGAAGGAGGGCGGGATGAGCGGCAACGCGATCGATCACACGACCGACCGTGGACGCCTCCGGGAGGCGGTGCGCGGATACGTTGCGGAAGGGGATGTCGTCCTGGTGAAGGGATCGCGGGGGATGGGCCTCGACGAGGTGGCGGCGGATATCCGGGAGGTCATGGCGTAA
- a CDS encoding UDP-N-acetylmuramoyl-L-alanyl-D-glutamate--2,6-diaminopimelate ligase, producing MRLAELLAGIAPVPAGALAEIGIGGISIDSRTVRPGDLFVAVSGAHADGHAYLAEAARAGAAAALVERELPSPPLPVVRVPSTAVALPGVAVAFHGDPSAKLRVTGITGTNGKTTVSYLIEGILAAAGRVPAVIGTIEYRVAGTVLRRGLTTPFPHELQAVTAEAVALGATDLLMEVSSHSAAQGRIEGVRFDVGIFTNLTRDHLDFHGDMESYFSAKARLFREYLPAGGKRTGIVLNGDDPYGERLAQEYPSATTFGFSRSWDIHPGEMEMTWEGTRVALSTPAGPLTLRSPLIGAHNVSNMMAAVAAGLLLSVSPATIVAGIAAARTIPGRLEAIPNTRGLHVYVDYAHTPDGMDRVLSTLRELTAGRLISVFGCGGNRDRGKRPAMGRVAALRSDVVVVTSDNPRDEDPAMILAEIVPGLTSEGLMEAHGPTTWREGFFRVEADRKAAIALALSLAEAGDTVAIVGKGHEDVQIIGNRRLPFDDRQAVRDVLAAGR from the coding sequence GTGAGGCTGGCCGAGCTTCTGGCGGGGATCGCCCCCGTGCCCGCCGGGGCCCTGGCGGAGATCGGGATCGGAGGAATCAGCATCGATTCGCGCACCGTGCGGCCCGGTGACCTGTTCGTTGCCGTTTCCGGCGCCCACGCCGACGGCCACGCATATCTCGCCGAGGCGGCGCGCGCCGGGGCGGCGGCGGCCCTGGTGGAGCGCGAACTTCCCTCCCCCCCCCTGCCGGTCGTGAGGGTCCCCTCCACGGCGGTGGCGCTGCCGGGGGTGGCCGTTGCGTTCCACGGCGATCCCTCCGCGAAGCTGCGGGTGACGGGCATCACGGGGACCAACGGGAAGACGACGGTCTCGTACCTGATCGAAGGGATCCTGGCGGCGGCCGGCCGCGTCCCTGCGGTGATCGGCACGATCGAATACAGGGTGGCCGGCACGGTCCTCCGGAGGGGATTGACCACGCCGTTCCCCCACGAGCTCCAGGCGGTGACGGCCGAGGCCGTCGCCCTCGGGGCCACCGATCTGCTGATGGAGGTGTCTTCCCACAGCGCCGCGCAAGGGCGGATCGAGGGTGTCCGGTTCGACGTGGGGATCTTCACCAACCTCACGAGGGACCATCTCGACTTCCACGGCGACATGGAATCGTACTTCTCCGCCAAGGCGCGACTCTTCCGGGAATACCTCCCCGCCGGCGGAAAGCGCACCGGGATCGTCCTGAACGGAGACGACCCGTACGGTGAGCGCCTCGCGCAGGAGTATCCCTCCGCGACGACGTTCGGGTTCTCCCGCTCCTGGGACATTCACCCGGGGGAGATGGAGATGACGTGGGAAGGGACCCGGGTGGCCCTCTCCACGCCGGCCGGCCCCCTGACGCTGCGGTCGCCCCTGATCGGGGCGCACAACGTGTCCAACATGATGGCGGCCGTCGCGGCAGGTCTCCTCCTCTCCGTGTCCCCCGCGACGATTGTCGCCGGGATCGCCGCCGCCCGTACGATCCCGGGCCGGCTGGAGGCGATCCCGAACACGCGCGGGCTGCATGTGTATGTCGACTACGCCCACACCCCGGACGGGATGGACCGGGTTCTCTCGACCTTGCGGGAATTGACGGCGGGGCGACTCATCTCCGTGTTCGGGTGCGGCGGAAACCGCGACCGCGGAAAGCGCCCCGCGATGGGCCGGGTGGCGGCGCTGCGGTCCGACGTCGTGGTGGTGACCTCCGACAACCCGCGGGACGAGGATCCCGCCATGATCCTCGCGGAGATCGTCCCGGGGTTGACGTCGGAAGGTCTCATGGAGGCGCATGGACCGACCACCTGGCGGGAGGGGTTCTTCCGCGTGGAGGCCGACAGGAAAGCGGCGATCGCTCTCGCCCTCTCTCTCGCGGAAGCGGGGGACACGGTGGCGATCGTCGGGAAAGGACATGAGGATGTCCAGATCATCGGAAATCGGCGCCTGCCGTTCGACGACCGGCAGGCGGTCCGGGACGTGCTTGCGGCGGGGAGGTAG